From Glycine soja cultivar W05 chromosome 4, ASM419377v2, whole genome shotgun sequence, the proteins below share one genomic window:
- the LOC114409335 gene encoding phytolongin Phyl1.1-like, which produces MDSIQNKVYYCCVSKGNNVLYVYGGGDQEVEKVAVLCLERAPPFHRWYFETIGKRTFGFFMEDGYVYFTIVDKGLGNPVVLWFLEHVRDEFKKLARKGSRGILPNMNSIYIQEKLVPVIRGLITSLESVSHGGSNWRDETSLSFQVDLSPSPSNLNGQIEGASSTKAPLLGKSNKPDKKKVKDHVIAMRDVELEEHQKSTDRGARVDSCNLDGVSQGGAGASVSLQKDMGSMRMRSAPQNIRKKWWRQVRIVLAIDAAVCILLFIIWLVICHGISCIR; this is translated from the coding sequence ATGgattcaattcaaaataaagtttattacTGCTGTGTTTCTAAGGGTAACAATGTCCTGTATGTGTATGGTGGTGGAGACCAAGAAGTTGAGAAAGTTGCAGTCTTGTGCTTGGAGAGGGCTCCTCCTTTCCACAGGTGGTATTTTGAGACAATAGGTAAAAGAACTTTTGGGTTTTTTATGGAAGATGGGTATGTTTACTTCACAATTGTTGATAAAGGTCTTGGTAACCCGGTTGTTCTTTGGTTTCTGGAGCATGTTCGAGATGAATTTAAAAAGCTAGCTAGAAAAGGTTCAAGAGGAATTTTGCCAAACATGAATTCAATTTACATTCAGGAAAAACTGGTTCCTGTCATTCGTGGTCTGATCACTTCATTGGAGAGTGTTTCACATGGTGGTAGTAATTGGAGAGATGAAACTTCCTTGTCTTTTCAAGTGGATCTGTCTCCATCACCAAGTAATTTGAATGGACAAATTGAAGGTGCTAGTTCAACAAAAGCCCCATTATTGGGAAAATCTAACAAGCCAGATAAGAAGAAAGTAAAAGATCATGTCATTGCTATGAGAGATGTTGAGTTGGAGGAGCATCAGAAATCTACAGATAGAGGAGCAAGGGTTGATTCATGCAATCTGGATGGTGTAAGCCAAGGTGGTGCTGGTGCATCAGTCTCTTTGCAAAAGGATATGGGTTCAATGAGGATGAGATCAGCCCCTCAAAACATTCGTAAGAAATGGTGGCGCCAAGTACGCATTGTTCTAGCTATTGATGCAGCTGTGTGTATATTACTATTTATCATCTGGTTAGTAATATGTCATGGTATATCCTGCATTCGATAG
- the LOC114409336 gene encoding serine/threonine-protein kinase D6PKL1-like: protein MDTSGNTCEIVESREEIISEFKMDEKPESSCAHKSGKKYSIEDDINQLFQAIEIKSSSRSRSSSRLQKSALKRPIKVTSSQASGIGISEPVSLKQALRGLCISQASEMAALKRLTKPCSSSRVSEAGTIKRLYTAVVDEGKGNLVEISLVPEISAPSDKLSGVTISSSSDNHASPLVDATKPKEMITGFASQYQIVPLPLEVEGEELITGTGKPILANLSPVASASEEVPEARMHHASSSKASLGSSLPDKGHEANLPSASCPPSSSTGNGADKSTSSNTCLSKPIFNNLNFLKKKVKQDLSSASSCSTPCTSNLDKEGGNSDLKHDVKDNEKQSPSSSNHSIEVNSINGGTDSSKSGFSLNCNKRTKFLVTKVDEKSRSKEKGEYSQSSKSSIGEYSSSTSISEESSLSGSSRGGHRPHMSKHLRWEAVRAVQQQHGSLNLKHFKLLRRLGSGDIGTVYLAELIGTSCLFALKVMDSEFLASRKKMFRAQTEREILQMLDHPFLPTLYSHIATDKLSCLVMEYCPGGDLHVLRQRQPYKSFSEQATRFYVAEVLLALEYLHMLGVVYRDLKPENILVREDGHIMLTDFDLSLRCSVNPMLVKSSSPDTEKTSSPCSEASCIHPFCLQPDWQVSCFTPILLSAGMKSRKMKADIASHVGPLPQLVVEPTSARSNSFVGTYEYLAPEIIKGEGHGSAVDWWTFGIFLFELLYGKTPFKGQSNEDTLANVVSQSLKFPGTPIVSFHARDLIRGLLIKDPENRLGSVKGAAEIKQHPFFEGLNWALIRCAAPPELPKFRDFGSTAPSVAANKENANDLEDIEDCEEFELF, encoded by the exons ATGGATACCTCTGGTAATACATGTGAGATAGTGGAATCAAGGGAAGAGATAATTTCTGAATTCAAAATGGATGAAAAGCCTGAGAGTAGTTGTGCTCACAAATCAGGAAAGAAGTATTCGATTGAGGATGATATTAATCAGCTTTTTCAggctattgaaattaaaagctcATCTAGAAGTCGTAGTTCATCACGTTTACAAAAGAGTGCTCTTAAAAGGCCAATAAAAGTTACTTCATCTCAGGCATCAGGAATTGGCATCTCAGAGCCTGTAAGTTTAAAGCAGGCACTTAGAGGGTTGTGCATCTCTCAGGCCTCAGAAATGGCTGCTTTGAAGAGACTGACTAAGCCATGCAGTTCATCTAGAGTATCAGAGGCGGGCACCATCAAAAGGTTGTACACGGCAGTGGTAGATGAGGGGAAAGGGAACTTGGTTGAAATTTCTCTTGTGCCAGAGATATCTGCACCTTCTGATAAATTGTCCGGTGTAACTATATCAAGTTCAAGTGATAATCATGCTAGTCCTTTGGTTGATGcgacaaaaccaaaagaaatgATAACTGGGTTTGCATCCCAATATCAGATTGTTCCTCTACCATTAGAGGTTGAGGGTGAGGAATTAATCACGGGAACTGGAAAACCAATACTTGCAAATTTGTCACCAGTTGCCTCTGCAAGTGAAGAAGTGCCAGAGGCCAGAATGCATCATGCTTCCTCAAGCAAAGCTTCTCTTGGTTCTTCATTGCCAGATAAGGGGCATGAAGCAAATTTACCTTCTGCATCTTGTCCTCCTAGCTCTAGCACTGGTAATGGAGCGGATAAATCCACAAGCAGTAATACATGTTTGTCAAAGCCAATATTCAATAACTTGAACTTCCTTAAGAAAAAAGTAAAGCAAGATTTAAGTTCTGCCTCTAGTTGCTCTACTCCTTGTACAAGTAATTTGGACAAGGAGGGTGGCAATTCTGATTTGAAGCATGATGTGAAAGACAATGAGAAACAGTCGCCTAGCAGTTCAAATCATAGCATTGAAGTTAACTCAATTAATGGTGGTACAGATTCAAGCAAATCTGGTTTCAGCTTGAATTGCAATAAGAGAACTAAGTTTCTGGTGACAAAAGTTGATGAGAAATCAAGATCAAAGGAAAAGGGCGAGTACTCTCAAAGCTCAAAAAGTAGCATTGGTGAATATAGTAGTAGCACAAGCATCAGTGAGGAAAGCAGTCTAAGTGGTTCCAGTCGCGGTGGCCACAGGCCTCACATGTCAAAACACTTGAGATGGGAAGCTGTTCGTGCTGTTCAGCAGCAACATGGTAGTTTAAATTTGAAGCACTTTAAGCTGCTAAGGAGGCTTGGTAGTGGGGACATTGGAACTGTTTATCTTGCAGAACTAATTGGTACCAGCTGCCTTTTTGCACTCAAAGTGATGGACAGTGAATTTTTGGCAAGTCGGAAGAAAATGTTCAGGGCCCAAACTGAAAGAGAGATCCTTCAGATGCTGGACCATCCATTTCTTCCTACACTTTATTCCCATATTGCAACAGATAAGCTCTCTTGCTTGGTTATGGAGTATTGTCCAGGCGGAGATCTGCATGTGCTGCGACAGAGGCAACCATACAAGAGTTTCTCGGAACAAGCAACTAG GTTTTATGTTGCTGAGGTTCTTCTTGCCCTGGAGTATTTGCACATGCTGGGAGTTGTATATCGAGACCTAAAGCCAGAAAATATCCTAGTACGAGAAGATGGACACATTATGCTGACAGATTTTGACTTGTCACTCAGGTGTTCTGTCAATCCAATGTTAGTCAAGTCATCTTCACCTGACACAGAGAAAACATCCAGTCCCTGTTCTGAGGCTAGTTGCATACACCCTTTCTGTCTCCAACCAGATTGGCAAGTTTCCTGCTTTACTCCCATTCTGTTATCTGCCGGAATGAAATCTCGGAAGATGAAGGCTGACATAGCTTCTCATGTTGGTCCTCTGCCACAGCTTGTGGTGGAGCCTACCAGTGCACGGTCTAACTCCTTTGTTGGAACCTATGAATATCTTGCTCCGGAGATCATCAAAGGTGAGGGTCATGGGAGTGCTGTAGATTGGTGGACTTTtggtatatttttgtttgagctTTTATATGGTAAGACTCCCTTCAAGGGCCAATCAAATGAGGACACATTAGCCAATGTTGTTTCACAAAGCCTTAAGTTCCCGGGTACTCCAATAGTCAGTTTCCATGCAAGAGATTTGATCAGAGGATTGCTGATAAAGGATCCTGAAAATCGATTAGGTTCTGTAAAAGGTGCTGCTGAAATAAAGCAGCACCCTTTCTTTGAAGGCCTCAACTGGGCTCTAATACGGTGTGCAGCTCCACCAGAACTCCCCAAGTTCCGGGATTTTGGAAGTACAGCGCCATCTGTGGCTGCAAATAAGGAGAATGCAAATGATTTAGAGGATATAGAAGACTGTGAAGAGTTTGAGCTGTTTTAG